From Curtobacterium sp. SGAir0471, the proteins below share one genomic window:
- the priA gene encoding bifunctional 1-(5-phosphoribosyl)-5-((5-phosphoribosylamino)methylideneamino)imidazole-4-carboxamide isomerase/phosphoribosylanthranilate isomerase PriA, whose translation MNDLTATPPLVLLPAVDVVDGQAVRLTQGEAGSETSYGDPVAAARTWRDQGAEWIHLVDLDAAFGRGDNREVIAKAIREVEGVSVELSGGIRDDASLEAALATGAARVNLGTAALEKPDWAARVIGEYGEQIAVGLDVRGTTLASRGWTEDAGDLWEVLDRLEAAGCARYVVTDVTKDGTLQGPNVDLLRAVCDRTDQPVVASGGISTLDDLRALRELVPHGLEGAIIGKALYSGAFTLPAALDIASE comes from the coding sequence ATGAACGACCTCACCGCGACCCCGCCCCTCGTCCTGCTGCCCGCCGTCGACGTCGTCGACGGACAGGCCGTCCGCCTCACCCAGGGCGAGGCCGGCAGCGAGACCTCGTACGGCGACCCGGTCGCCGCGGCCCGCACCTGGCGGGACCAGGGCGCGGAGTGGATCCACCTCGTCGACCTCGACGCGGCGTTCGGGCGCGGGGACAACCGCGAGGTGATCGCGAAGGCGATCCGTGAGGTCGAGGGCGTCTCCGTCGAGCTCTCCGGCGGCATCCGCGACGACGCGTCCCTCGAGGCGGCGCTCGCCACGGGCGCGGCGCGCGTGAACCTCGGCACGGCCGCACTCGAGAAGCCCGACTGGGCCGCTCGGGTGATCGGGGAGTACGGCGAGCAGATCGCGGTCGGCCTCGACGTGCGCGGGACGACCCTGGCGAGCCGCGGGTGGACCGAGGACGCCGGTGACCTGTGGGAGGTGCTCGACCGGCTCGAGGCTGCCGGGTGCGCCCGCTACGTGGTCACGGACGTGACGAAGGACGGCACGCTGCAGGGGCCGAACGTCGACCTGCTCCGCGCGGTCTGCGACCGCACCGACCAGCCCGTCGTTGCCTCCGGCGGGATCTCGACGCTCGACGACCTCCGTGCGCTGCGCGAGCTCGTGCCGCACGGCCTCGAGGGCGCGATCATCGGCAAGGCCCTGTACTCCGGCGCCTTCACGCTGCCGGCCGCCCTCGACATCGCCTCCGAGTAG
- the hisH gene encoding imidazole glycerol phosphate synthase subunit HisH — protein MTAKPNVVVLDYGSGNVHSAAKALERAGAEVTLTADKQAALRADGLLVPGVGAFAAVVDQLEGVRGGEIVDHRLAGGRPVLGICVGMQVMFAWGVERGADVEGLGQWPGVVEEIQAEVLPHMGWNRVEAPEDSVLFDGLHDERFYFVHSYGVTDFPLDAYGPFRAPRLTWAEHGQRFVAAVENGPLTATQFHPEKSGEPGIRLLRNWVDSL, from the coding sequence GTGACCGCGAAGCCGAACGTCGTCGTCCTCGACTACGGATCGGGCAACGTCCACTCGGCGGCCAAGGCCCTCGAGCGCGCGGGCGCCGAGGTCACCCTGACCGCCGACAAGCAGGCCGCGCTCCGTGCTGACGGACTGCTCGTCCCGGGCGTCGGCGCGTTCGCAGCGGTCGTCGACCAGCTCGAGGGCGTCCGCGGCGGCGAGATCGTCGACCACCGCCTGGCTGGCGGACGACCGGTCCTCGGCATCTGCGTCGGCATGCAGGTCATGTTCGCCTGGGGCGTCGAGCGCGGCGCCGACGTCGAAGGACTGGGCCAGTGGCCGGGCGTCGTCGAGGAGATCCAGGCCGAGGTCCTGCCGCACATGGGCTGGAACCGGGTCGAGGCGCCCGAGGACTCCGTGCTCTTCGACGGCCTGCACGACGAGCGGTTCTACTTCGTCCACTCGTACGGCGTGACGGACTTCCCGCTCGACGCCTACGGCCCGTTCCGTGCCCCGCGCCTGACCTGGGCGGAGCACGGGCAGCGGTTCGTCGCCGCGGTCGAGAACGGGCCGCTGACGGCGACGCAGTTCCACCCGGAGAAGTCGGGGGAGCCGGGGATCCGGCTGCTGCGGAACTGGGTCGACTCGCTCTGA